The following are encoded in a window of Corynebacterium marinum DSM 44953 genomic DNA:
- a CDS encoding NUDIX hydrolase yields MPHRQAPTGYDQARLSTTVILVRDSAQGLQVWAQERVSTMRNYPGMTVFPGGGVDRRDLPSGQGDTAAMWTGQPVEEFAARLGLTSEQTHAVVFAAVRELFEETGTLLAVHEDGSEIADVTPYHQDRVDLISHRISLTEMLMEHELRVCTDGLRPWARWVGGWKDLHWFDTISFVAVAPDGQSPDGDTSEADDAGWFSPQLLLDGWRHGLVRLAIPTWAQLSFLARFPTADEAMAAADAADLSPVVGDPVDDPRYAEYFTTSWVDRIRPTR; encoded by the coding sequence GTGCCCCATCGTCAGGCGCCCACCGGGTACGACCAGGCCCGCCTGTCCACGACGGTCATCCTGGTGCGGGATTCCGCCCAGGGTCTGCAGGTGTGGGCGCAGGAACGCGTCTCCACCATGCGCAACTACCCCGGCATGACCGTCTTCCCCGGCGGGGGAGTGGACCGCCGCGACCTGCCGTCCGGTCAGGGGGACACCGCCGCGATGTGGACGGGGCAGCCCGTCGAGGAGTTCGCCGCGCGATTGGGGCTGACATCCGAGCAGACCCATGCAGTGGTCTTCGCCGCGGTTCGGGAACTCTTCGAGGAGACCGGCACCCTGCTCGCCGTCCACGAGGACGGCAGCGAGATCGCCGACGTCACCCCGTACCACCAGGACCGGGTCGACCTCATCTCCCACCGCATCTCGCTGACGGAGATGCTCATGGAGCATGAACTGCGGGTCTGCACCGACGGCCTGCGCCCCTGGGCCCGCTGGGTCGGCGGCTGGAAGGACCTCCACTGGTTCGACACCATCTCCTTCGTCGCCGTGGCACCCGACGGGCAGTCCCCGGACGGGGACACCTCCGAGGCGGACGACGCCGGCTGGTTCTCTCCGCAGCTGCTTCTCGACGGCTGGCGGCACGGCCTCGTCCGCCTCGCCATCCCCACGTGGGCCCAGCTCTCCTTCCTCGCGCGGTTTCCCACCGCGGATGAGGCGATGGCCGCCGCCGACGCCGCCGACCTCTCCCCGGTGGTGGGTGACCCCGTCGACGATCCGCGCTACGCCGAGTACTTCACCACCTCCTGGGTGGACCGGATCCGGCCGACCCGCTGA
- a CDS encoding THUMP-like domain-containing protein — MAFQLDEVAFLAAHADEIAAAADGLALTRATMLADAEALRQRFGEHGRAVTELTQARRSAAAGGKFPAHWLTDLDAAQQATPQVVAAHRARRLRRTLGDGALVHDVTCSVGTEGASINKEGLRYLGSDLDAVRLRMARHNLGDSAWLAQADATVPVSRGADAIVADPARRAGGRRITHPDQLLPPLPDLLAAWPGQELAVKCAPGLDFSGWDGLVSLVSVDGGVKEACLYTPGLAEGLRREAVVITRGETDRITDVEPDGVGAGAPGRFLVDPDGAIVRAGLVRHYAHREGLWMLDERIAYLTGDRIPAGRGGFEILEVVPLKKLKAALAGRDVGSLEILVRGVDVDPDALRRKLKLKGKASLAVVCTRIGAQGVALVCGPRQLGK; from the coding sequence ATGGCCTTCCAACTCGATGAGGTCGCCTTCCTGGCGGCCCACGCCGACGAGATCGCCGCGGCCGCCGACGGCCTCGCGCTCACCCGCGCCACCATGCTGGCCGATGCGGAGGCGCTGCGCCAACGCTTCGGGGAGCACGGCCGCGCCGTGACGGAGCTGACGCAGGCGCGCCGCTCGGCCGCGGCGGGCGGCAAGTTCCCCGCCCACTGGCTCACGGACCTCGACGCCGCCCAGCAGGCCACCCCGCAGGTTGTCGCCGCGCACCGCGCCCGGCGCCTGCGCCGGACCCTCGGCGACGGGGCGCTCGTCCACGACGTGACGTGCTCGGTGGGGACGGAGGGGGCGTCAATAAATAAGGAGGGTCTCCGGTATCTGGGCAGCGACCTCGACGCGGTCCGCCTGCGCATGGCGCGGCACAACCTCGGCGACAGCGCGTGGCTCGCGCAGGCCGACGCCACCGTGCCGGTGAGCAGGGGAGCGGACGCCATCGTCGCCGACCCCGCGCGCCGGGCGGGCGGGCGGCGTATCACCCACCCCGACCAGCTGCTCCCGCCGCTGCCGGATCTCCTGGCCGCCTGGCCGGGCCAGGAGCTGGCGGTGAAGTGCGCGCCGGGCCTGGACTTCTCCGGTTGGGACGGGCTGGTGAGCCTGGTCAGCGTCGACGGCGGCGTCAAGGAGGCGTGCCTCTACACGCCGGGGCTCGCCGAGGGGCTGCGGCGCGAGGCAGTGGTGATCACCCGCGGGGAAACCGACCGGATCACCGACGTCGAGCCGGACGGCGTCGGTGCGGGGGCGCCGGGGCGTTTCCTCGTCGACCCCGACGGGGCAATCGTGCGCGCCGGGCTGGTGCGGCACTACGCGCACCGGGAGGGGCTGTGGATGCTCGACGAACGCATCGCCTACCTCACCGGCGACAGGATCCCGGCCGGGCGCGGCGGTTTCGAGATCCTGGAGGTCGTTCCGCTGAAGAAGCTCAAGGCGGCGCTGGCGGGCCGTGACGTCGGCAGCCTGGAGATCCTCGTGCGCGGCGTGGACGTCGACCCGGACGCCCTGCGCAGGAAGCTCAAGCTGAAGGGGAAGGCGTCGCTGGCGGTGGTCTGCACGCGTATCGGCGCGCAGGGCGTGGCGCTGGTCTGCGGCCCCCGGCAACTGGGAAAATAA
- a CDS encoding electron transfer flavoprotein subunit beta/FixA family protein gives MPAIVVLVKHVPDTWSQKALEADNTLDRVNVDSVIDEINEYAMEQALQLRDDNPDAAYRVIALTMGPAGADETLRKALAMGADDAVHVLDEAIAGSDLLGTAWVLTNAINTVADVALVVAGNASSDGAMGALPGVLAEYRQVPALTNVRSVALAGQTVTGVRETAEGRHELSAQLPAIVSVTDKAPKPRFPNFKGLMAAKKHSVTVLDIAAIGVVPGQVGLAHAATAVTSAGTRPARESGDVIGGADAGAAAARIAEFLAAEKFL, from the coding sequence ATGCCCGCCATCGTGGTACTCGTCAAGCATGTTCCGGACACGTGGTCCCAGAAGGCCCTCGAGGCAGACAACACCCTGGATCGCGTCAACGTCGATTCCGTCATCGACGAGATCAACGAGTACGCCATGGAGCAGGCGCTGCAACTGCGCGACGACAACCCCGACGCCGCATACCGCGTCATCGCCCTGACCATGGGCCCCGCCGGCGCCGACGAGACGCTGCGCAAGGCCCTGGCCATGGGTGCGGACGACGCCGTCCACGTCCTCGATGAGGCTATCGCGGGCTCCGACCTCCTGGGCACCGCCTGGGTGCTCACCAACGCGATCAACACCGTCGCCGACGTGGCGCTCGTCGTGGCGGGCAACGCCTCCTCCGACGGGGCGATGGGGGCGCTGCCGGGGGTCCTCGCCGAGTACCGGCAGGTCCCGGCGCTGACCAACGTCCGCTCCGTGGCACTGGCAGGGCAGACCGTCACCGGCGTGCGGGAGACCGCTGAGGGGCGCCACGAGCTCTCCGCCCAGCTGCCGGCGATCGTGTCGGTGACCGACAAGGCCCCGAAGCCGCGCTTCCCCAACTTCAAGGGACTCATGGCGGCCAAGAAGCACTCCGTCACGGTACTCGACATCGCCGCCATCGGCGTCGTCCCCGGGCAGGTTGGGCTGGCCCACGCCGCCACCGCGGTCACCTCCGCCGGCACCCGCCCGGCACGCGAGTCCGGCGACGTCATCGGCGGCGCCGACGCCGGGGCCGCCGCCGCCCGCATCGCCGAGTTCCTCGCCGCCGAGAAGTTCCTCTGA
- a CDS encoding electron transfer flavoprotein subunit alpha/FixB family protein, which translates to MSTVYVLVEHTGSGLAATTAELITAARPLGEVAAVVVGAPGVTQTLAPALAEAGAATVVAAESADVAGRLILPQVDALAALAAANPGPVLIAAGASGNEIAGRLAARLASGVLCDVVGINADRTAAQSVFGDQVQVSAAVGGASPIYTLRPGAVEAAPAPAPAAGTVMALELPAATAKDVAVTGFAPAERGSRPDLTQAKVVVAAGRGVGSKEGMELVERLADSLGAAVGVTRDAVDLEYYDGTYQIGQTGVTVSPDLYIGLGISGAIQHTSGMQTAKKIVVVNNDEDAPIFQIADLGVVGDLFDVVPALIDEIDQRG; encoded by the coding sequence ATGTCCACCGTCTATGTCCTGGTCGAGCACACCGGTTCCGGGCTCGCCGCCACCACCGCAGAACTGATCACCGCCGCCCGCCCGCTGGGCGAGGTCGCGGCCGTCGTCGTCGGGGCCCCCGGCGTCACGCAGACCCTCGCCCCGGCCTTGGCCGAGGCCGGCGCCGCCACCGTCGTCGCCGCCGAGTCCGCGGACGTCGCCGGACGCCTTATCCTGCCGCAGGTCGACGCCCTGGCGGCACTGGCCGCCGCCAACCCGGGCCCGGTCCTCATCGCCGCCGGAGCCTCCGGCAACGAGATCGCCGGCCGCCTGGCCGCCCGCCTGGCCTCCGGCGTGCTGTGCGACGTCGTCGGCATCAACGCCGACCGCACCGCCGCCCAGTCCGTCTTCGGCGACCAGGTGCAGGTCTCCGCGGCCGTCGGCGGAGCCAGCCCGATCTACACCCTGCGCCCCGGCGCGGTCGAGGCCGCCCCGGCCCCTGCGCCCGCCGCCGGCACCGTCATGGCGCTGGAACTGCCCGCCGCCACAGCCAAGGACGTCGCCGTCACCGGCTTCGCCCCGGCGGAGCGCGGTTCCCGGCCCGACCTCACCCAGGCGAAGGTGGTCGTCGCCGCCGGCCGCGGAGTGGGATCGAAGGAGGGGATGGAACTGGTGGAGCGGCTCGCAGACTCCCTCGGAGCCGCCGTCGGCGTGACCCGCGACGCCGTGGATCTCGAGTACTACGACGGCACCTACCAGATCGGACAGACCGGCGTCACCGTCTCCCCCGACCTCTACATCGGGCTGGGCATCTCCGGCGCCATCCAGCACACCTCCGGCATGCAGACCGCGAAGAAGATCGTCGTGGTCAACAACGACGAGGACGCGCCGATCTTCCAGATCGCCGACCTCGGTGTCGTCGGCGACCTCTTCGATGTCGTCCCCGCCCTGATCGACGAGATCGACCAGCGCGGCTGA
- a CDS encoding cysteine desulfurase family protein: MPGARHYLDHAATTPMRQAAVDAWVEHSGAGNPGGQYASGRAARRALDDARDLIAELLGADPVEVIFTGSGTEADNLAVTGLFEASPLERVVSTPIEHPAVLEPVKALGLSGAQVELLPVGSDGRVFDLRALDTPAAVACCMWANNETGALQPISEVIARSSAAGTPVHVDAVQVVGHLPVDFRMLGATTLAASAHKFGGPRGAGLLLARRSPAPAAVLHGGGQERGIRPGTPDVASAAATAAALREAVGEISAETARLSALRDRLRGGILSQVDEVMVHTVEPALPGHLHLSFPGAEGDSLIMLLDAAGVEASTGSACASGVNRASHVLLAQGVSECDTRGAVRFTLGRTTTEADVDKVLAVIGDVAERARTAGMAG; the protein is encoded by the coding sequence ATGCCGGGCGCGCGCCACTACCTCGACCACGCCGCGACCACGCCCATGCGGCAGGCCGCCGTGGACGCGTGGGTCGAGCACTCCGGCGCGGGTAATCCCGGCGGGCAGTACGCCTCCGGCCGCGCCGCCCGGCGGGCGCTCGACGACGCGCGCGACCTGATCGCGGAGCTCCTCGGCGCCGACCCCGTAGAGGTCATCTTCACCGGCTCCGGCACGGAAGCCGACAATCTGGCGGTGACGGGACTTTTCGAAGCCTCCCCGTTGGAGCGGGTGGTGTCCACCCCGATCGAACACCCTGCGGTGCTCGAGCCGGTCAAGGCTCTGGGCCTGTCCGGGGCGCAGGTGGAGCTCCTGCCCGTGGGTTCCGACGGCCGCGTCTTCGACCTGCGCGCCCTCGACACCCCCGCAGCCGTGGCCTGCTGCATGTGGGCGAACAACGAAACCGGCGCCCTCCAGCCCATTTCGGAGGTCATCGCACGGTCCTCGGCCGCGGGCACCCCCGTGCACGTCGACGCCGTCCAGGTCGTGGGGCACCTGCCCGTGGACTTCCGCATGCTCGGAGCGACCACCCTGGCGGCCAGCGCGCACAAGTTCGGCGGCCCCCGCGGCGCCGGACTGCTGCTGGCGAGGCGCTCCCCGGCGCCGGCGGCGGTCCTCCACGGCGGCGGCCAGGAGCGCGGCATCCGGCCCGGCACCCCCGACGTGGCCTCTGCCGCGGCCACGGCTGCGGCGCTGCGGGAGGCCGTCGGGGAGATCTCCGCGGAGACAGCGCGTCTTTCCGCGCTGCGGGACCGGCTGCGCGGGGGCATCCTCTCCCAGGTCGATGAGGTGATGGTCCACACCGTCGAACCCGCCCTGCCCGGCCATCTGCACCTGTCCTTCCCCGGCGCGGAGGGCGACAGCCTCATCATGCTTCTCGACGCCGCCGGCGTCGAGGCCTCCACCGGTTCCGCCTGCGCCAGCGGCGTCAACCGCGCCAGCCACGTCCTGTTGGCCCAGGGCGTCAGCGAATGCGACACGCGCGGGGCGGTGCGCTTCACGCTGGGGCGTACGACGACGGAGGCGGACGTCGACAAGGTGCTGGCAGTCATCGGGGACGTGGCCGAGCGGGCCCGTACGGCGGGCATGGCGGGCTGA
- a CDS encoding glycoside hydrolase family 25 protein yields the protein MKLLRRMTAALSAATLAMTLSAVPATAFSSVAPSGIDVSGHQRGNGAPIQWREVAADGQRFAFVKATEGEGWVNPHYLEDVHAAHQAGLLVGTYHYARPAGDARAQAAHYAATLAAAPGHSLPPVLDIEVDEGLDPVQLQGWVADFLAETEHLTGRTPMVYTYRYFWREHLADTDAFTRHPLWLAAYQNDMPETVGGWDQLTFWQRSDAGRVPGINGPVDLNLFNGTDGQLTDFVAGNHVDLGGVLESGAGPAVLDGLGEGNTALAALILAVESGLLPADTLTGAARQAGIDPAVAGEIADRVRGLLESGELPVDDLLVMAENPDYSIGDLLILLANAG from the coding sequence ATGAAGCTTCTCCGCCGCATGACCGCCGCCCTCTCCGCCGCCACTCTCGCAATGACCCTGTCAGCCGTCCCGGCCACCGCGTTCTCCTCGGTTGCGCCTTCGGGGATCGACGTCTCCGGGCACCAGCGCGGCAACGGCGCCCCCATCCAGTGGCGGGAGGTCGCGGCCGACGGGCAGCGCTTCGCCTTCGTCAAGGCGACGGAGGGGGAGGGCTGGGTCAACCCGCACTACCTCGAGGACGTGCACGCCGCCCACCAGGCCGGCCTGCTGGTGGGTACCTACCACTACGCCCGCCCCGCCGGCGACGCCCGCGCGCAGGCCGCCCACTACGCGGCCACCCTCGCGGCGGCCCCGGGCCACTCCCTGCCCCCGGTGCTGGACATCGAGGTCGACGAGGGCCTCGACCCTGTTCAGCTGCAGGGCTGGGTGGCCGACTTCCTCGCGGAGACCGAGCACCTCACCGGCCGCACGCCGATGGTCTACACCTACCGCTACTTCTGGCGCGAGCACCTGGCCGACACCGACGCGTTCACCCGCCACCCGCTGTGGCTGGCGGCCTACCAGAACGACATGCCCGAGACCGTCGGCGGCTGGGACCAGCTCACCTTCTGGCAGCGTTCCGACGCCGGCCGGGTCCCCGGCATCAACGGCCCCGTGGACCTCAACCTCTTCAACGGCACCGACGGGCAGCTCACCGACTTCGTCGCCGGCAACCACGTCGACCTGGGCGGGGTGCTGGAATCCGGCGCCGGCCCCGCCGTCCTGGACGGCCTCGGCGAGGGGAACACCGCCCTGGCGGCCCTCATCCTCGCCGTCGAGTCCGGGCTCCTGCCCGCTGACACGCTGACCGGCGCGGCCCGGCAGGCGGGCATCGACCCGGCGGTGGCCGGGGAGATCGCCGACCGTGTCCGGGGCCTCCTGGAGTCCGGGGAACTGCCCGTCGACGACCTGCTGGTCATGGCGGAGAACCCCGACTACTCCATCGGCGACCTGCTCATCCTGCTGGCCAACGCGGGCTGA
- a CDS encoding spermidine synthase: MSRKNRRTSPAAASPSGAAAGTYEISTGTAELLPDDFYPDAWTLMINGVPSSHVQIGRPDVLEFEYMRWIAAIVEQQVASHLDPASLRVTHLGGAACSMARYFAHRWPKSRHTVVELDAKLAAYVREWFDIPRAPTVKIRVGEAGEVTRGFYPASREVIIRDVFAGAKTPASLTTPSFFRAVHDALVPGGLYVANCGDYSSLIATRAELAGMAEVFDHVAVIADPPMLKGRRYGNIILIGSDRELPAEGSSEAASLARVLLGGAVPAHYKDETWTRTLFRGTAPRTEENQGNDAAQPADPPGEGPDPR, translated from the coding sequence ATGAGCCGCAAGAATCGACGCACCTCCCCCGCCGCCGCATCCCCGTCAGGTGCCGCCGCCGGCACCTACGAGATCTCCACCGGCACCGCCGAGCTCCTCCCCGACGACTTCTACCCGGACGCCTGGACCCTGATGATCAACGGCGTGCCCTCCTCCCACGTGCAGATCGGCCGCCCGGACGTCCTGGAGTTCGAGTACATGCGCTGGATCGCCGCGATCGTGGAGCAGCAGGTCGCCTCGCACCTCGACCCGGCGTCGCTGCGGGTCACTCACCTGGGCGGGGCGGCGTGCTCCATGGCCCGTTACTTCGCCCATCGCTGGCCGAAGTCCCGCCACACCGTCGTCGAACTCGACGCTAAACTTGCCGCCTACGTGCGCGAATGGTTCGACATCCCCCGCGCCCCCACGGTGAAGATCCGGGTCGGCGAAGCCGGCGAGGTCACCCGCGGGTTCTACCCCGCCAGCCGCGAGGTCATCATCCGGGACGTCTTCGCCGGAGCGAAGACCCCCGCCAGCTTGACGACACCGTCCTTCTTCCGCGCCGTCCACGACGCCCTGGTCCCGGGTGGTCTGTACGTGGCCAACTGCGGCGACTACTCCAGCCTCATCGCCACCCGGGCGGAGCTGGCCGGTATGGCGGAGGTATTCGACCACGTCGCGGTGATCGCCGACCCGCCGATGCTCAAGGGCCGCCGCTACGGCAACATCATCCTCATCGGCAGCGACCGCGAGCTCCCGGCGGAAGGGTCCTCGGAGGCGGCTTCCCTGGCCCGGGTGCTGCTCGGCGGCGCCGTGCCGGCCCACTACAAGGACGAGACCTGGACCAGGACCCTGTTCCGCGGGACTGCTCCGCGCACCGAGGAGAACCAGGGCAATGATGCCGCCCAGCCCGCCGATCCCCCCGGAGAAGGTCCGGACCCACGATGA
- a CDS encoding ATP-binding protein — MAPAPGPPPRNPFRPTFGVSPTVLAGRSSLLTAFELGLAEGPGSPYRALIISGARGVGKTVVLNELEDTALRQGWVHLRAYPGPEMTATLVRTSIPELLDTLGSPTSRRMLTGGSIAGVGSVTAAADPAHRAPEPTLITRLREVARILAPRGAGVLITLDELQSADPGHLHDLATAVQDLMRDNHDIAFVAAGLPAGVADLLQQQGTTFLRRAHRVDLAGVAPAEASRLFADTAESGGRTMSAEAVAEAVRLSHGYPYLMQVVGSMTWAQANLQGADALTAGHVRKVSGPAIERMGLQIHAPSFQGVTGQQMRLLYALAELSPDNGPVRTGDIAARLGLAPNAISMAREALLRRSLVVVPSYGHLQFALPYAAHHLLAHPHLRP, encoded by the coding sequence ATGGCCCCGGCTCCCGGACCTCCCCCGCGCAACCCCTTCCGCCCCACCTTCGGCGTATCCCCGACGGTCCTGGCCGGGCGCTCCAGCCTGCTCACGGCCTTCGAGCTCGGCCTCGCGGAGGGGCCGGGCAGCCCCTACCGGGCGCTCATCATCTCCGGCGCCCGCGGCGTGGGCAAAACCGTCGTGCTCAACGAGCTCGAGGACACGGCGCTGCGGCAGGGTTGGGTGCACCTGCGCGCCTACCCCGGGCCCGAGATGACCGCCACCCTCGTGCGCACCTCGATCCCCGAGCTTCTCGACACCCTCGGTTCCCCCACCTCCCGGCGCATGCTCACCGGCGGCTCGATCGCCGGGGTGGGTTCCGTGACCGCGGCCGCCGACCCGGCCCACCGCGCGCCGGAGCCGACGTTGATCACCCGGTTGCGGGAGGTGGCTCGCATCCTCGCGCCGCGGGGCGCTGGCGTGCTCATCACCCTCGACGAGCTCCAGAGCGCCGACCCCGGCCACCTGCACGACCTCGCCACCGCCGTCCAGGACCTCATGCGCGACAACCACGACATCGCGTTCGTGGCCGCCGGTCTGCCCGCCGGCGTGGCGGACCTGCTCCAGCAGCAGGGCACGACGTTCCTGCGCCGCGCGCACCGGGTGGACCTGGCCGGGGTCGCCCCGGCGGAGGCCTCCCGCCTGTTCGCCGACACCGCCGAATCCGGCGGCCGGACGATGTCGGCGGAGGCCGTCGCGGAGGCGGTCCGGTTGAGCCACGGCTACCCCTACCTCATGCAGGTGGTGGGCTCGATGACGTGGGCGCAGGCCAATCTGCAGGGTGCGGACGCCCTCACCGCCGGGCACGTCCGTAAGGTGAGTGGGCCGGCCATCGAGCGCATGGGCCTCCAGATCCACGCCCCCTCGTTTCAGGGGGTCACCGGCCAGCAGATGCGCCTGCTCTACGCCCTGGCCGAACTGTCTCCGGACAACGGGCCCGTCCGTACCGGCGATATCGCCGCCCGCCTCGGGTTGGCGCCCAACGCGATCTCCATGGCGCGGGAGGCGCTGCTGCGTCGCTCCCTGGTTGTCGTCCCGAGTTACGGCCACCTGCAGTTCGCCCTGCCCTACGCCGCGCACCACCTGCTCGCCCACCCGCACCTGAGACCCTAG
- the mnmA gene encoding tRNA 2-thiouridine(34) synthase MnmA: MRVLAAMSGGVDSAVAAARMVEAGHDVVGVHLALSRDPQAVRESSRGCCSLEDSADARRVCDKLGIPFYVWDFSDRFQADVIDDFVDSYARGETPNPCLRCNEKIKFAALLDRAVALGFDAVATGHYAVIDAAGNLRRSSDADKDQSYVLGVLTRDELDRCLFPVGDTEKPQIREEAAAHGFSVARKPDSYDICFIPDGNTQAFLGARIGLRPGMVVDREGHELREHDGAWNFTIGQRKGLDLRDPAADGRPRYVTDIDAATGTVTVGPRSALSVGVIHADRLKVLHPAMAGDFDALVQVRAHGGVVACRASVGEDTMTLELAEPLQGVARGQAAVLYLPDPDGEGDVVLGSGTIHGTESL; encoded by the coding sequence ATGCGCGTACTGGCGGCAATGAGCGGCGGCGTCGACTCGGCGGTGGCTGCGGCACGGATGGTGGAGGCGGGCCACGACGTTGTCGGCGTCCACCTGGCGCTCTCGCGCGACCCGCAGGCCGTACGGGAATCCTCCCGCGGCTGCTGCTCCCTGGAGGACTCCGCCGACGCGCGCCGGGTCTGCGACAAGCTGGGCATCCCGTTCTACGTGTGGGACTTCTCCGACCGCTTCCAGGCCGATGTCATCGACGACTTCGTCGACTCCTACGCCCGGGGCGAAACCCCTAACCCCTGCCTGCGCTGCAACGAGAAGATCAAGTTCGCCGCGCTCCTCGACCGCGCCGTCGCCCTCGGTTTCGACGCCGTGGCCACCGGGCACTACGCCGTCATCGACGCCGCCGGCAACCTCCGGCGTTCCTCCGACGCGGACAAGGACCAGTCCTACGTACTCGGCGTGCTCACCCGCGACGAGCTCGACCGCTGCCTCTTCCCCGTCGGCGACACCGAGAAACCGCAGATCCGCGAGGAGGCCGCCGCCCACGGCTTCTCCGTCGCACGCAAGCCGGACTCCTACGACATCTGCTTCATCCCCGACGGCAACACCCAGGCCTTCCTCGGCGCACGCATCGGCCTGCGCCCCGGCATGGTCGTGGACCGCGAGGGCCACGAGCTCCGCGAGCACGACGGCGCCTGGAACTTCACCATCGGCCAGCGCAAGGGCCTGGACCTGCGCGACCCCGCCGCCGACGGCCGCCCGCGCTACGTCACCGACATCGACGCCGCCACCGGCACCGTCACCGTCGGCCCGCGCTCCGCGCTCTCGGTGGGGGTCATCCACGCCGACCGGCTCAAGGTGCTCCACCCGGCGATGGCCGGCGACTTCGACGCCCTGGTGCAGGTCCGCGCCCACGGCGGAGTGGTTGCCTGCCGGGCGTCCGTGGGGGAGGACACCATGACGCTGGAGCTGGCCGAGCCGCTGCAGGGCGTGGCCCGCGGCCAGGCCGCCGTCCTCTACCTCCCGGACCCGGACGGTGAGGGGGACGTGGTCCTCGGCTCCGGCACCATCCACGGGACGGAGTCGCTGTGA
- a CDS encoding 3'-5' exonuclease, protein MTKSPTGFDATRMLSFDLETTSANPLEARIVTSALVRIDGRSVDAVEHLADPGVEIPEGATKIHGISTEKARAEGRPHDEVLAETVQRIKRAWEDGLTLIVYNASYDLTVLRQLTGDFTVTGPVFDPYAVDRIKDPYRKGSRTLTSMCEHYGVELGNAHEATADALAAARLAWKQVRQWPELKRMSTGELMEFQAVGYHDRQSDFARYLAGRGKDASTVNTSWPMQG, encoded by the coding sequence ATGACGAAATCTCCGACCGGCTTCGACGCGACCCGCATGCTCTCCTTCGACCTTGAGACCACCTCCGCCAACCCCCTGGAGGCCCGGATCGTCACCTCGGCGCTGGTGCGTATCGACGGCCGCTCGGTCGACGCCGTCGAGCACCTCGCCGACCCCGGGGTGGAGATCCCGGAGGGGGCCACGAAAATCCACGGCATCAGCACGGAGAAGGCCCGCGCGGAGGGGCGCCCGCACGATGAGGTGCTCGCGGAGACCGTGCAGCGGATCAAACGGGCGTGGGAGGACGGTCTGACCCTCATCGTCTACAACGCCAGCTACGACCTGACGGTGCTGCGCCAGCTCACCGGGGACTTCACCGTCACCGGTCCGGTGTTCGACCCCTACGCGGTGGACCGGATCAAAGACCCGTACCGCAAAGGCAGCCGCACGTTGACGTCGATGTGCGAGCACTACGGCGTGGAGCTGGGCAACGCGCATGAGGCGACCGCCGATGCCCTCGCGGCCGCCCGCCTCGCCTGGAAGCAGGTGCGCCAGTGGCCGGAGCTCAAGCGCATGAGCACGGGGGAGCTCATGGAGTTCCAGGCCGTTGGCTACCACGACCGGCAGAGCGACTTCGCCCGCTACCTCGCGGGGCGGGGCAAAGACGCGTCGACCGTGAACACCAGCTGGCCGATGCAGGGCTGA